The following is a genomic window from Episyrphus balteatus chromosome 1, idEpiBalt1.1, whole genome shotgun sequence.
ttggcaacaacgtaagtacagattacatgacaccttacttagacttcaacaagtattttaatgtcagtttttctaacagacaagattgggaaaatagtgtacctttctcaaatgagtcgactatggccatttttactgatggttcgaaaatgaacactggggttggtgcaggtttttactcagaaaacctcaaccttgccagttctttcaggctccccgatcacagcagtgtcttccaagccgagatattggcagtgaaaaatgctgctaaacaaatatccatgatccatgatatcacctgctgacatcacctttttcattgatagccaagcgatttctgccaccttaatcaagtcaaagcttgtttcttgctgtcgcgaagagcttagggttcttggtatgcagcataatgtaagactctgctgggttcccagCCACggtgatgtgttcggcaacgaaaaagcggatgaaCTTAAAAAGGGGATACTGTTattgatccctctctcataaaccataacatcagaatcccacaatgtgaaataaagcgaaatatcgtcaacaatattttacaaaaaaccaatgaaagatggaacctcctagaaacctCCTAGAACCTCCTAGAAACCTCCTGAAACCTCCTAGAAACCTTCAGaaaccaggaaactatggccgaacttcgacgagaaaaaatcaaataagctcttactacttagtaaaccttccttaagatccctaataggcgtcttaacgggacataacctactaggataccacaaaaagaaaatggggcttagtacggatgatctatgcagaggctgcggcaatgaggacgaacaggaaaacactgttcacttcctctgtcactgcccagcactctgtcgcactaggaaaaaattcttaggaaactacttcctTAAttaattagaagaactatcggaactctcaggcaatagcctactgaactttgtcaagtcctccaaatggctcgaacaaccatagcattcataggtttacactttttcatgaagttacatcagggtatcacaagggatctgcATTGATCTAAGTGTCAACTGTCAGCCTATATAACCTAACATAACCTAAatacgaaaaaagttttaattatcCTTAatgattatatatttttagagTATTTCTCACACGTATAGGTACGATTATAGTAAGCATAGTGCGTGTGTTATCGTGACACACAATTAAAGTTTATAGTGCTACACGCAAAGAATGATGTGAATGAAGGCTTTGTAATATGTACGCCTATTACTTAAAGGcttgtttatttatataatttgtatatagtgggaattctttttaaataattaatttattaacctTGTTCATATTTTAATACATAAGCTAATAAAATCACCCTATTTAATATGAGAGGCTTCAATTGGGGggttaatcataaaaaaaatcaacttttagtTGAGGAAACAATAGGTtgagaaaagagaagaaaaaaataaaaacaacaaaaaacaaaaaaagaaacaattttgtttttgtgccCTGGGCGCTTTGTCGTCatctctttatttatttttaatccacCATTAATtgataagaatttatttaaattttattaaaagccaGTTTCGGATAGTTTTTTATAAGTTCATTATGATTTTAAATATACCTATAAGctatttggaaatatttttaataaaccaTCGAGAAAACATTTCGAAAAATCCATTGCAAAATTGtatctcatgtttttttttttgtctgtacgAGATGAAAACTGAGTTAATATCAACAAATGTGCAACCTTAAAGTATTTGGCGATTAACTATGCATCTTTCAAAACATATTAATAACAAAGTTTtcccaaaattttgttttgtgtctTTGTGTTGGTACCAACTGTATTTTAAGacaaactaaaattttgtataagaaTTGGTTGAAAGTAATGCAATATTATTTACAGGACCAATTCAGGACATTTTGTCATCCCCTTCTATTGGGACCTGgttatgatgaaaaaaaaaaatttacaaaaagaattaaatttcaaacaaacggcatgatttttgaaaaaaaggctaaattttgtatgtttagaAAAATTTAGGGTACATCTCTTGAAAAGTAACCAGCATTAGACAATCCTGTTTAAATGCTgtaaaacattacaaaaaatacacaTTTGGAGTTAAGGTCATTTTGAccttttaagttgaaaaagctATATTCAATCAcaccacttaaaataaaagtagtttttaattattttcttttccaTTTCTTTGCATACTTAAGAGAGTTAAGGGCTGAATAACACAAAACGTTTaaatcggctgaaaattaacaaaaacaaaaactcaaatttttatataaaagtaccacaaaaagtttttttttcaaaatttttggaattttgtttgaaaattgttggggccgttttttgaagtacattttattttaaaattttcggaattttatcaaaaaaaaaaaaaaaaatggtacgtaTGCCAATTTGAagaaactattcaaaaaaaaaaatttaaggtaaATTCATTGatctgttttaaaaaaaattggtttttgaatacaaaatttttaaatattttagaaaaatccaaaattgagcttacctaattatttaatttaaaatttttatttcttaatttttaaactgaaGCTACTAAAATTCTTTtgcacaaaaattttattgaaaacgaTTGAGCCGCTTACGACAAAGTCAGatatcaagaaaacggttttatggcaggtataATAACAACgtccaaaataataataaaagttaaaaaatatgtttttctttattaatatGTAGTAACTAGTAACCCTTTATATGCCACACTACacgtattttatttaattcaaatagttatcgatataggtactatatatcaagttatgcattcgtaaaaaaaaattacgacattacgattatagagaatgccaaaaaagtgggtcccagaagtccgtctgtctgtctgtcagtctcacagtctgtctttctgtctgtaaacgaagctacagcctaaacggaacAATTAGCAGCATtatttggagactctccagaggggtttttggaattaatttttttggaccaaaaataacggcacttgtcatataccgatattagtaaaattgaaatttatggaaaacggctccaacgattttgtaaaaaaaaaaattggaatataagttttaagacaaggtccatctttgaacaaaaaaaaatttattttgaaccgTTTTTTTGAAATCCGATTTACTCCGAAACTACTAATTacatttcaacgaaactttttgtgaagaagcatttatataaatttaatataagccaaaaaaataattttttggatttttaaaaaaattttgaaaattattttttgaaaaattaaattttcgaaaatgggacattgaattttttttgattagttgattagtgatttctacaaaatggcataccaattttattttaaaactatttttcaaaaaaattatttataaaaaaatagtttttttaaaatttgaaaattttttttctaaaaatgcacatttatatattaaataacattgcatacttttttttaagggttatttgatttcagattttgttttaatttttttttaaaccaattgtatgctttttttttgttcttataccTACACCTACATTTATACCTATATTtcacaaatttctatataaaaagtattaaaaatttaagcaacttgaactctaagagcaagttcgtacgaccccagtcgtgcaatttattttattttggacaAGTAggtaagtaaaaattaaatttctatttctcCTGTAGAGAATCTTATACAACGCATAACCACCATGTTTGgtgaaaattacattttaaagttgaaaaaaaaaaaaatccacttgaATTCAAATCTGGTTCAAGAAGACGATATTTGTTcgaatttattttgatgaagacattaatttcgacttttttttagtcAGTATACTTGcctgaagaaaattaaaaaattgtttaaaaaaattacagtcTACTTATCAGTCATTACTCCATAAATATAGTCATTTGCCTTTTTATTAAGTgggacccaatttttttttttgtactggaACAACCCCTCAGACATGACAAAAATacgcatacgccccagtgacctTGTATAATAACATGCAAATTAGTCACCTAATAAAGTTACCTCTATAAAATTTACCAACTTCATGATCCCAATTCCAAAACTTAAGTAAGTAAAGATATTCTATCTGTTGTGGCTCTGGACAAATGGTAAATACTTAACTTGAAACTTGTTTTCATtcttgaaattcaaaaattcatattcaaTTTACATCGCCATTGTTTTCTTAGATCTTGCCTATTTTCtcatcaatttatattgaaattattattaataaaagtcGAACCATCTCTCTAAGTTCACCCTTTGCCTTATATTTCAGTATTTCTTACAGTTTGAAGTGATTATCCCTCTCCAAACTAAAACCACTGTAACTCGTaagtcaaacaaaattaaattacaagTCTACCCTCCCACcctcacacacacacaaacacacagaaAAGTAACagattaatttttaatacacAAAACACCTAATACTAATTAAGTACTTTTTCCTAAGCACTGGCAACACTAATcagtaaataacaaaaaaaaaaagacttaacAATATTAAATATTACAAACAACACatatcaagcaaaaaaaaaaccacacggACGGGCTTGAGGAGCTTCAGAGGCATCCCTCATTCGTTTTGTATTGTATggagaaacaaaacaaaaacacaaaaataccaCACTCAGTTGAGATCCAACCTAGTAACGAATAAGACGTATCCATTAGAACCAAAACCATCACCACTTGTgtaccaaaaaattttcaaaaaatatatctttttttgaACTCGTGTTGTCTATATTCTGGTGTATTTTTGTCTACATCTTGTGTCGCGTCGACTTTAATATATCTTTATCCCCAgtgaaatactaaaaaaaattcaaaaatctgtaaaaatggtttccCTACAACAAAGTGTTCTCATCCTTGCCGCTTTAGCTGCATTTGTATCTTCGGGTGAGTTATTcccccaaaaaaattcaaaattcatcttcaaaaatatcaaaaaaaaaaagatacaaaattttctaagtGAAGTCAATTTTTTGGACGTTGAGATAATGTATCTATTTATTGCAGCCTACGCCATCAATTGCTATCAATGCGAATCCGGTCTCGATGAGAAATGCGGTGAGCAATTCAATGCTGAGGGTGTCCATAAGGCTGATTGCTCCAGGGTGCCAGTGCCAAGGTTCTTACAAAATTTGTTACCAATCAAAAATGCAACTGGTTGCATGAAGACTGTCAATGAAGGTAAGTTAAAATAGAGTTGACATGGTTTTATGATGTCATTATGAATAGAAAAAGTCGTATAAACTCGTAGAGAGTTTGACGATAATGAGagtctttttaattttatttcgaaataaaaatgagTTTGATTTCTTCGATGGCGTCGCTGTCGGACGTCGTCGGAGAAGAtagagatgatgatgatgatgatagggATTAAAATTGGTTCTATTTTTAGGAATTAAGTTGACGTAATCCCATGTGGGGTTTCTTTTACTAAATGCTCGCAAAACGGTGGAGCtaatttgtgtgtttttgttttactatATCAAGCAAGCAGGCAGTCTTTTATATTTTCTCTcatgattttatttgttttttcgttttaaagacttttttaacGCAGAGAGAAAGTTcatggaaatttgtttttttatttttaaaattatttatggaaattatattgttttttattttattagaaaatctAGACAAAATGTTTTTGACCAATTCAAACTTTatgtctagtttttttttttttattgactagCTCGATAGACATATTGGATACTATTTTTATGGTCTTGCCTCACCCACTCAGAAAATTATAGAAATTTCATCTcatgaattggattttttttttttatttaaaagttttaaaagtagcaattgttttttttttttgttttgtcatgttACTTGAGTTTATACTCACTATGATGATTTATATTTGCgtcgtttgtttttttgtttaccgGCTTGGAAATTAATTCATTATTCAAAGGTGTagagtttgtgttttttttttttttttttttttgttaatcaatttttgtataGGAAAGTTTAAGACTCAAGCTATATGGTGAGGTAATAGGTATTCTAAATTCAGGTAGCAAAACTGATGTCATATCTCGTTTCTGTCAGTGATTTTAGAAGAAAtctattttgattaatttcttATCTAAGATTTAAGTGacagttttaattaatttgaataatttattaaaaatattcaggTGTGTCTGAAAATTTACATTAttggtttaaatatttcaaagttAGGATAGGAATGTAATAAAGTAATTTGAAAACAactttaaagattaaaaaaaaaaaaaaaaaaaaaaatcagtataaaCGTAATGGTAAGCTTTTGTGGCAAAAAAGATGTTATAAAGTTTAAATGGAAGATAAGTGAACTTTTTGGTAGCTCAGTaaataacaacaaatgattgctatgGATAAACAAAACATTTGTTTCTTGTGTTGTGTTTACAGAGAAAACATTTTCCGAACTTATTAGTATATTTTTTACTCTTCaacaacaattttattattaataacactggttaaccttatattttaatataaggaaaattgttagaagatatttagtaacggattctataaaaactattttccatctttcaagaacttttttaatcttTCCGATGTCTTTGTTATTGTcagagatatcttaaaatgaagaaagtggcttcatatatcataaagaagataatatgacattataattttttttaattatgcaaacaactgaggatatctcgggaagtaaaaaaaatatcgaaaagatttaaacatatttaaaaaggtggacaatagttcttataaaaatcgTTACTAAATATGCACAAACAATttaccttatataaaagaataaagcCCTAAGTACTGCATTTCggtagtatttcaaaaacgggagctgattaattttttctgactacggattcgagttcagcacaccgaaaaccttgagaaaagtatttttttgttcccaaaacaaaaaaaaagtttaattttgttaaccagtgtaataaataaaagtaatcttcaggacttaaaaaaaaatattttttattctaaaaaatacTACCTAATGGAAAACGtaattgaaataataataataatggtttGAGGCCTACTACACTTATTTTAAGAAGTTTTCTCTTTCACGACttctttttattaaacattaaaatattgTCATATAAAGAGaaggcattttaaaatttttttacgttcaaacattgtaaatatgtacatattttaaatgtattttttttattagtaaatactttttggaatactaaatatttattaaaaagctATCAAGTAGGGTGTTATCACATCTAAAACATCGAAGAAATGCTAAAGATAACTGAAAATGATTCATTAGCATTAGCATAAAGGTCATGAAGATAGATATAATAGATAGATATTGGTATCGAAAAAAAGATCGACCATTTGATCGAAACTAAAATTACTATACCAATGGTTATCGTCATATGCGTTCTCGGTCTATGCATCTGTGCGTCCTAAACGGCAAACGGAGATGCCCTTCCTAAACGGGGGACGATATTCTCTAAATTTTGGTACAGATGGTTTTTATATACATaactcaatttttgttttagtttttttattttaatatctggcttaaactgaAGAAAATTGGTACTAAAGTAATTGGAATTTTCCCAAAATTGGCACTGTTACCTATCGAAAGATTTGACATCTAGAagacaaaatcttaaataaaattttggtttaattgCCAATTGGTCGAGGTAGTTCAAATTTAAACTGTCACAAAACATGTTTTTCTGAACATTTAATGAAATATgtatgaaatatgaaatattttcgttttcaaaaatgattcttcCAAAACGAACAAAATACATCTGTCCTTATGAATAAGGACGTAATTTTATCCCGTGTAGGTGGATACCGGTTATTTACGGAGACCAACCATCCTCTTCTAGAGAGTTCAGTCCGCGTTTCCGTTACTATATCCTCTTTAATATTTCAACCAAAAGAGGATCGGATAGTTTCCTCTTTTTTTCGTTATAATTTCCTTGTAATATCCTTCTatcaaatattttcaataataaattaaacaaagaaattaaaaattaaacaaaaactgaagaacatatttttgtgttagatgcatacaaattttttttttttcaaaaatccaatatagctttaatttgtatttctttataAGCATTTTGCATCCGAAAATATTTCGTTCGCTAATTCGTACCGAACGCTATTAACTAAACTGAAAATTGCACTCACTTCAATAGCGCACTTTGAATTTAATATGcttccgaagtaaaaaaaaagttcaaaatgtgtttttaaaaaacgttttacagataattttttacgatttaaaaaaaaaacgattacgaattgttttcatttacccaaattttaaaataactgcTCTGGCCCAGTCTCTTTAAACTCTAATAAACTTTCATGACACTCGCAATTCTGGTGTGCTATAGCATAGCTTAttctaattctgaaaatgttAGTTTAAAAATTCCACTGCAAATACAGCAATATttactacaccgaaaaaaaaaaccaatatcaatttaacattttttaaatatcaaattaacattttttaaatatcagccaaaaatgctctataaaatgtgttttatgatatttaaaatgttaaaacaacatttttattatcaggatgatatttaaatgtcacattttggaaattttttttgatattttattatcattttttcatatcaatttctcattccaaattattgaaaaatattaaataaaaaattcttaatgtgtactaatttataggcgctttgtgttttttcgaagtaaaatgtatgatttactgagaaaatttgatcggcactaagattttacttcacatagtttgggagaaaataacaaaacaattatatcacctataatagaaaaaataatatcaccattattttgtaaagaatatttcctttaagtaatgttttaaaaaaagaaagaaaattattaaaataataaaaataataaaaatgaaaaggaaagaaataggttccattataataaactaaaacgtaaaatctagttaacattgatattttaattgtcaaagtgaaattttcactatccacttaaacttaaaaaaatgtcaaaatgatattttaattgtcaaagtgaaattttcactatcccacctgaaattaaaaaatgtcaaaatgattatgataaaatatcaaaattgatattttaattgttggacgacttttgtcactgaaaaatgttaatttgatagctgttattatcaattttttttttcggtgtatactttttaaattgtatttatccgtttcaacaatattattttacttcattgaaattctttggttaattatttttttctttggtatgAAATATTATTTCCTTATAAATCagctataaaaagaaaaaaatggatttttcaaaGACTTACATCATGTAACCTTAAAAAATCGTGTTATTAAAGCATTAAGAATGCAAATTTTTCCCGAACTAAACGCAAATGAAACAGGTCACGCAAAGGGGTTGTAATAAAGTGCTGTAATCTTTTTACTTATGCTTAGCCTTGaaatgaaaataacaaaatggcaaACTTTTTTACAACAGCTATGTGCGACATTAGTTCATTTAGTAAGTTGTCACCAAATAATAACATCACACATTTAAACACCAACTACTTGCATAATTATTATATTCCTTCAAATttgtgtttgttaaaagtttattatttttagcttgcaaaatacttaaaaaataaattgcacgactagGGTTGCACGtatttgctcttatgcttaaagtaactttaatgttaaagctttttgtttatattcaagaaatttaaaatttgatattttgaagaaatttcaaaagtagtataaaaaaattaaatctgtttttataactaattaaacaccgttttaaatgatctttgaaaaaaaaataagtatgctattttatttcttgtataaaaaagtatttttcgaaaaaaatttcgaaaatcgtaggggccgttttttaaaaaaaataattttttatcaataaaaattttctaacatttttcaaaaaaaaagttcttatgccattttgaagaaataattaatttacccgttttcaataaattgatttttcgaaaaaaaattttgaaatattttttaaaaatctaaaagtgtgttttttgaaaattttcttaaattttaatattacctttacttaagcgctcttatataaaaattttcgttgaaagcgGATTAGTCTTATACGAGTTATTCATAAATCAagaaaaccgttctatgacaggtaccgttaataacggtacaaaaattattttttttatttcaaaagttggctcttatgtgtcacacaaaaattgtaatcaatatagttagagccgttttcgaaaaaaattaacttttctatttccgttatatggcaggtaccgttatttttggtcataaaaatgaaattccaatttcccctctagggaatcaccaaaaactgctaaataccaagtttgaagaaaatcacttcacgcgtttaggctgcagctccggatagagacagacagaaattttggaaaattgatgCATCTATGTACTTCAaacaacttgaaaaaatatctatatttatgaatatattagaaaaatacttaaatattttcacatgatttttcttggaaataaaaatgtttgatttataaCTGATGCGCCTTttaaagaaacgaaaaaaaaaaaaattacattaaattCGATTTTGTTAGCAATTAAT
Proteins encoded in this region:
- the LOC129917106 gene encoding uncharacterized protein LOC129917106, with product MVSLQQSVLILAALAAFVSSAYAINCYQCESGLDEKCGEQFNAEGVHKADCSRVPVPRFLQNLLPIKNATGCMKTVNEVSGAKHIIRTCYFGDVKSTSSGCQSDPSLPYVKQISCDVCTDNLCNGSSVTGPIALTIAMFALVARMLY